A genome region from Streptomyces sp. NBC_01296 includes the following:
- a CDS encoding glycerol-3-phosphate dehydrogenase/oxidase: MRTATLGPVQREEALARMAERELDVLVVGAGVVGAGTALDAATRGLSTGLVEARDWASGTSSRSSKLIHGGLRYLEMLDFGLVREALKERGLLLERLAPHLVKPVPFLYPLQHKGWERFYAGSGVALYDAMSVSSGHGRGLPVHRHLSRRRALRVAPALRKDALVGALQYYDAQMDDARYVATLVRTAAAYGAQCANRARVVGFLREGERVVGARVQDVEGGGEYEIRARQIVNATGVWTDDTQALIGERGQFHVRASKGIHLVVPKDRIHSSTGLILRTEKSVLFVIPWGRSWIVGTTDTDWDLDKAHPAASSADIDYLLEHVNSVLAVPLTRDDVQGVYAGLRPLLAGESDATSKLSREHTVAHPVPGLVVVAGGKYTTYRVMAKDAVDEAVHGLDQRVAECVTEDVPLVGAEGYRALWNGRARMAARTGLHVVRVEHLLNRYGSMTDELLDLIAADPGLGQPLGGADDYLRAEVVYAASHEGARHLDDVLTRRTRISIETFDRGARSARECAELMAPVLGWDKQQIEKEVEHYEKRVQAERESQRQPDDQTADAARLGAPDIVPL, from the coding sequence GTGAGGACAGCGACACTGGGGCCGGTCCAGCGCGAAGAGGCGCTCGCCCGGATGGCCGAGCGGGAACTGGACGTGCTGGTGGTGGGCGCGGGCGTGGTGGGCGCCGGCACCGCCCTCGACGCCGCGACCAGAGGCCTCTCGACGGGGCTGGTGGAGGCCCGGGACTGGGCGTCCGGCACCTCCAGCCGGTCGAGCAAGCTGATCCACGGCGGTCTGCGGTACCTGGAGATGCTGGACTTCGGCCTCGTACGGGAGGCCCTGAAGGAGCGCGGGCTGCTGCTGGAGCGGCTGGCCCCGCACCTGGTGAAGCCCGTACCGTTCCTGTACCCGCTGCAGCACAAGGGCTGGGAGCGGTTCTACGCCGGATCGGGCGTCGCGCTGTACGACGCGATGTCGGTGTCCAGCGGGCACGGGCGGGGGCTGCCGGTGCACCGGCACCTGTCGCGCAGGCGCGCGCTGCGGGTCGCGCCGGCGCTGCGCAAGGACGCGCTGGTGGGGGCCCTGCAGTACTACGACGCCCAGATGGACGATGCGCGGTACGTGGCCACGCTGGTGCGGACGGCCGCGGCGTACGGGGCGCAGTGCGCCAACCGGGCGAGGGTGGTCGGCTTCCTGCGGGAGGGCGAGCGGGTCGTCGGGGCGCGGGTGCAGGACGTGGAGGGCGGCGGCGAGTACGAGATCCGCGCGCGGCAGATCGTGAACGCGACGGGGGTGTGGACGGACGACACGCAGGCGCTGATCGGGGAGCGGGGGCAGTTCCACGTCCGGGCGTCGAAGGGCATCCACCTGGTCGTCCCCAAGGACCGGATCCACTCCTCGACGGGCCTGATCCTGCGGACGGAGAAGTCCGTGCTCTTCGTGATCCCGTGGGGGCGGAGCTGGATCGTGGGGACGACGGACACGGACTGGGACCTGGACAAGGCCCATCCGGCGGCGTCCAGCGCGGACATCGACTACCTGCTGGAGCACGTGAACTCGGTGCTGGCGGTGCCGCTGACGCGGGACGACGTGCAGGGGGTGTACGCGGGCCTGCGGCCGCTGCTGGCCGGGGAGTCGGACGCGACGAGCAAGCTCTCGCGCGAGCACACGGTGGCGCATCCCGTGCCGGGGCTGGTGGTGGTCGCGGGCGGCAAGTACACGACGTACCGGGTCATGGCGAAGGACGCGGTCGACGAGGCGGTGCACGGGCTGGACCAGCGGGTCGCGGAGTGCGTGACGGAGGACGTCCCGCTGGTGGGGGCGGAGGGGTACCGGGCGCTGTGGAACGGGCGGGCCCGGATGGCGGCCCGGACGGGCCTCCATGTGGTGCGGGTGGAGCACCTGTTGAACCGGTACGGCTCGATGACGGACGAACTGCTGGACCTGATCGCGGCGGACCCCGGGCTGGGGCAGCCGCTGGGCGGGGCGGACGACTACCTGCGGGCGGAGGTGGTGTACGCGGCCTCGCACGAGGGGGCGCGGCACCTGGACGACGTGCTGACGCGGCGGACGCGGATCTCGATCGAGACGTTCGACCGGGGGGCGCGGTCGGCGAGGGAGTGCGCGGAGCTGATGGCTCCGGTCCTGGGGTGGGACAAGCAGCAGATCGAGAAGGAAGTGGAACACTACGAGAAGCGGGTACAGGCGGAACGGGAATCGCAACGTCAGCCGGACGACCAGACGGCGGATGCGGCGCGGTTGGGGGCTCCCGACATCGTTCCGTTGTAA
- a CDS encoding nucleotide sugar dehydrogenase: MPADLAVIGLGHLGLPLAQAAVAAGIETVGYDSGPVTDSTLTAAEVRRMSAAGFRVTTNPAELGRVRTAVICAPTQLGADRALDLSAVGEAGRTLAARLRPHTTVILESAAHPGVTEEYLRPILEAGSGLRAGRDFHLAYSPSRLDPGNRTHGVANTPKVIGGLTPACTESAHAFYARLTEKVVRARGLREAETVQLLETNYRHVNIALMNEMAVLCHDLGVDLWDVIRCAETKPYGFQAFRPGPGVGGHSVALDPNYLPHTTRTPGHPLRMVGLAQEINSRMPQYVIQRSATLLNEHGKSARGARVLLLGVTYKPDLGDQEGSPAREIASRLLDLGALISYHDPYIAGWRVRDQPVPRAESLYEAAANADLTILLQHHRTYDLQGLAVKAQLLLDTRGASPAGAAHRL, encoded by the coding sequence ATGCCCGCAGATCTCGCCGTCATCGGACTCGGCCACCTCGGCCTCCCGCTGGCCCAGGCGGCCGTCGCCGCCGGAATCGAGACGGTCGGCTACGACAGCGGTCCGGTCACGGACTCCACCCTCACCGCCGCCGAGGTCCGCCGCATGTCGGCCGCCGGCTTCCGGGTCACCACCAACCCCGCCGAACTCGGCAGGGTCCGCACCGCCGTCATCTGCGCCCCCACCCAGCTCGGCGCCGACCGCGCGCTCGACCTCTCCGCCGTCGGCGAGGCGGGCCGCACCCTCGCCGCCCGGCTGCGCCCGCACACGACCGTCATCCTCGAGTCCGCCGCCCACCCGGGCGTCACCGAGGAGTACCTGCGCCCGATCCTCGAGGCCGGCTCCGGACTGCGCGCCGGCCGGGACTTCCACCTGGCCTACTCCCCCAGCCGCCTCGACCCGGGCAACCGCACCCACGGAGTGGCCAACACCCCCAAGGTGATCGGCGGCCTCACCCCCGCCTGCACCGAGTCCGCGCACGCCTTCTACGCCCGGCTCACCGAGAAGGTGGTCCGAGCGCGCGGCCTGCGCGAGGCCGAGACCGTACAGCTGCTGGAGACCAACTACCGGCACGTCAACATCGCCCTCATGAACGAGATGGCGGTGCTCTGCCACGACCTCGGCGTCGACCTGTGGGACGTCATCCGCTGCGCCGAGACCAAGCCGTACGGGTTCCAGGCCTTCCGGCCCGGCCCGGGAGTCGGCGGCCACAGCGTGGCCCTCGACCCCAACTACCTCCCGCACACCACCCGCACCCCGGGCCACCCCCTGCGCATGGTCGGGCTGGCGCAGGAGATCAACAGCCGGATGCCCCAGTACGTCATCCAGCGTTCCGCCACCCTGCTGAACGAGCACGGGAAATCGGCCCGCGGGGCCCGGGTCCTGCTGCTCGGCGTCACGTACAAGCCCGACCTGGGCGACCAGGAGGGCTCGCCGGCCCGCGAGATCGCCAGCCGCCTGCTCGACCTCGGCGCGCTGATCAGCTACCACGACCCGTACATCGCCGGATGGCGCGTCAGGGACCAGCCCGTCCCCCGCGCCGAATCGCTGTACGAGGCCGCCGCGAACGCCGATCTGACGATCCTGCTCCAGCACCACCGCACGTACGACCTCCAAGGTCTGGCGGTGAAGGCGCAGTTGCTGCTGGACACCCGCGGCGCCAGCCCGGCGGGCGCGGCGCACCGGCTCTGA
- a CDS encoding M16 family metallopeptidase → METTETDGITTTTVDGIRTVLAPRSGLLTAGLLFRVGRADETLATSGITHLVEHLALHRHGLGDLHHNGATAAAYTHFHATGTPADVVEYLNGVCAALRDLPTDRLETEKGILRTEAAGKGHGPAHAATLWRYGSRSYGLTGYAETGLYRLTADDVRAWAQTRFTAENAVLWITGDSVPEGLDLTLPRGEWHPAPAATSALPATPAYFPGDDPGVVLTAVVPRSTEADLFAEVLGKELFRELRQKGGYSYTAIGDYSPRDADSATVTAYADALPQKQDALVGAFVDVFAKLRAGRIEQADLDSVRASALAQFDTPELSGRLLPGHAMNLLLGHRNLTVAEAKAEIEAVTVADLHRVARAVWDDALVQVPGRGVDWAGLAAAPTDSPDIVSGTHHPAVADPAVFLRLADDGVSRVSPGQRVTVRYAACSLMQVYPDGARHLVGHDGFTVTVEPTLHHRITPAELAVIDAAVPPSAVVAMPPRHPSRIPRPAGPGPAPAPAARSVWFTVLLWVLGVPGLLIGGSALLLGLALGDDHDRIPQDTAQDLLMWLMFAGVFLIPWGVCLDRRLKGKN, encoded by the coding sequence ATGGAGACGACCGAGACCGACGGCATCACCACGACCACCGTGGACGGCATCCGCACCGTCCTCGCCCCCCGCTCGGGGCTCCTCACCGCCGGGCTCCTCTTCCGCGTCGGACGCGCCGACGAAACCCTCGCCACCAGCGGCATCACCCATCTGGTCGAGCACCTGGCCCTGCACCGGCACGGCCTCGGCGACCTGCACCACAACGGCGCCACCGCCGCCGCGTACACCCACTTCCACGCCACCGGCACTCCCGCCGACGTGGTCGAGTACCTCAACGGCGTGTGCGCGGCGCTGCGCGACCTCCCGACGGACCGGCTGGAGACCGAGAAGGGGATCCTGCGCACCGAGGCCGCCGGCAAGGGCCACGGCCCGGCCCACGCCGCCACCCTGTGGCGCTACGGCTCCCGCTCGTACGGACTCACCGGCTACGCCGAGACGGGCCTGTACCGCCTGACCGCGGACGACGTCCGCGCCTGGGCGCAGACCCGGTTCACCGCCGAGAACGCCGTCCTGTGGATCACCGGCGACAGCGTCCCCGAGGGCCTCGACCTCACGCTCCCGCGGGGCGAGTGGCACCCGGCCCCCGCGGCCACTTCCGCGCTGCCCGCCACCCCCGCCTACTTCCCGGGCGACGATCCCGGCGTCGTCCTGACCGCGGTCGTGCCCCGTTCCACCGAAGCGGACCTGTTCGCCGAGGTCCTGGGCAAGGAGCTGTTCCGCGAGCTGCGCCAGAAGGGCGGCTACTCGTACACCGCGATCGGCGACTACTCCCCGCGCGACGCCGACTCCGCGACCGTCACCGCGTACGCCGACGCCCTCCCGCAGAAGCAGGACGCCCTGGTCGGCGCCTTCGTCGACGTCTTCGCGAAGCTCCGGGCCGGCCGGATCGAACAGGCCGACCTGGACTCCGTACGAGCATCCGCGCTGGCGCAGTTCGACACTCCGGAGCTCTCCGGCCGCCTGCTCCCCGGGCATGCCATGAACCTGCTGCTGGGCCACCGCAACCTCACCGTCGCCGAGGCGAAGGCCGAGATCGAGGCGGTCACCGTCGCCGACCTCCACCGGGTCGCCCGCGCCGTGTGGGACGACGCCCTGGTGCAGGTGCCGGGCCGGGGCGTGGACTGGGCGGGGCTGGCGGCCGCGCCCACCGACTCCCCGGACATCGTCAGCGGCACCCACCACCCGGCAGTGGCGGACCCGGCCGTCTTCCTGCGCCTGGCGGACGACGGCGTCAGCCGGGTCTCGCCGGGCCAGCGGGTCACCGTCCGGTACGCCGCGTGCTCCCTGATGCAGGTCTACCCGGACGGCGCCCGCCACCTGGTCGGCCACGACGGCTTCACCGTCACCGTCGAGCCGACCCTCCACCACCGGATCACCCCTGCCGAACTGGCGGTGATCGACGCGGCCGTCCCGCCCTCGGCGGTGGTCGCGATGCCGCCCCGCCACCCGTCGCGGATCCCGCGGCCGGCCGGACCCGGACCGGCGCCCGCGCCCGCCGCACGCTCCGTCTGGTTCACCGTGCTGCTGTGGGTGCTCGGTGTGCCCGGGCTGCTCATCGGGGGGTCGGCGCTCCTGCTGGGCCTCGCCCTGGGTGACGATCACGACCGGATACCCCAGGACACCGCGCAGGACCTGCTCATGTGGCTGATGTTCGCGGGCGTCTTCCTGATCCCGTGGGGCGTCTGCCTGGATCGCCGGCTCAAGGGCAAGAACTGA
- a CDS encoding GuaB3 family IMP dehydrogenase-related protein gives MTEIEIGRGKRGRRAYAFDDIAIVPSRRTRDPKEVSIAWQIDAYRFELPFLAAPMDSVVSPQTAIRIGELGGLGVLNLEGLWTRYEDPQPLLDEITELDEESATRRLQEIYSAPIQADLIRQRIKEVRDSGVVTAAALSPQRTAEFSKAVVDAGVDIFVIRGTTVSAEHVSGAAEPLNLKQFIYELDVPVIVGGCATYTAALHLMRTGAAGVLVGFGGGAAHTTRNVLGIQVPMATAVADVAAARRDYMDESGGRYVHVIADGGVGWSGDIPKAVACGADAVMMGSPLARATDAPGKGHHWGMEAVHEDVPRGKKVDLGTVGTTEEILTGPSHISDGSMNIFGALRRSMATTGYSELKEFQRVEVTVADSQHRR, from the coding sequence GTGACTGAGATCGAGATCGGGCGCGGCAAGCGCGGCCGCAGGGCGTACGCGTTCGACGACATCGCCATCGTCCCGAGCCGGCGTACGCGGGACCCGAAGGAGGTCTCGATCGCCTGGCAGATCGACGCCTACCGCTTCGAGCTCCCCTTCCTCGCAGCCCCCATGGACTCGGTCGTCTCCCCGCAGACCGCCATCCGCATCGGCGAGCTCGGCGGCCTCGGCGTGCTGAACCTCGAAGGCCTGTGGACCCGGTACGAGGACCCGCAGCCGCTGCTCGACGAGATCACGGAGCTGGACGAGGAGTCCGCCACCCGTCGTCTCCAGGAGATCTACTCCGCCCCGATCCAGGCGGACCTGATCCGGCAGCGCATCAAGGAGGTCCGCGACTCCGGTGTCGTCACCGCCGCCGCGCTCTCCCCGCAGCGCACCGCCGAGTTCTCCAAGGCCGTCGTCGACGCAGGCGTGGACATCTTCGTGATCCGCGGTACCACCGTGTCGGCGGAGCACGTCTCCGGCGCCGCCGAGCCGCTGAACCTCAAGCAGTTCATCTACGAGCTCGACGTCCCGGTCATCGTCGGCGGCTGCGCCACGTACACCGCGGCCCTGCACCTGATGCGCACCGGCGCCGCGGGCGTCCTGGTCGGCTTCGGCGGCGGCGCCGCGCACACCACGCGCAACGTGCTCGGCATCCAGGTCCCGATGGCCACCGCCGTCGCGGACGTGGCCGCGGCCCGCCGCGACTACATGGACGAGTCCGGCGGCCGCTACGTGCACGTCATCGCCGACGGCGGCGTGGGCTGGTCCGGCGACATCCCGAAGGCCGTCGCCTGCGGCGCCGACGCCGTGATGATGGGCTCCCCGCTGGCCCGTGCCACCGACGCGCCCGGCAAGGGCCACCACTGGGGCATGGAGGCCGTCCACGAGGACGTGCCGCGCGGCAAGAAGGTCGACCTGGGCACGGTCGGCACCACCGAGGAGATCCTCACCGGCCCGTCGCACATCTCGGACGGCTCGATGAACATCTTCGGTGCGCTGCGCCGCTCGATGGCCACCACCGGCTACAGCGAGCTCAAGGAGTTCCAGCGGGTCGAGGTCACGGTCGCGGACTCGCAGCACCGCCGCTGA
- the guaB gene encoding IMP dehydrogenase has translation MTVNGSDASGAPDKFATLGLTYDDVLLLPGASDMAPDEIDTSSLISRNVRVNVPLLSAAMDKVTEARMAIAMARQGGVGVLHRNLSIADQANQVDLVKRSESGMVTDPITVHPDATLREADELCAKFRISGVPVTDPAGKLLGIVTNRDMAFESDRSRQVREVMTPMPLVTGKVGISGVDAMELLRRHKIEKLPLVDEAGILKGLITVKDFVKAEKYPNAAKDKGGRLLVGAAVGVAGDAYERAQALIEAGADFIVVDTAHGHSRLVGDMVSKIKSNSSVDVIGGNIATRDGAQALIDAGCDGIKVGVGPGSICTTRVVAGIGVPQVTAIYEASLAAKAAGVPVIGDGGLQYSGDIAKALVAGADTVMLGSLLAGCEESPGELLFINGKQFKSYRGMGSLGAMQSRGDQRSFSKDRYFQEGVGGDDKLIPEGIEGQVPYRGPLSAVVHQLVGGLRQSMFYVGGRTVPELQDRGRFVRITSAGLKESHPHDIQMTVEAPNYSRKG, from the coding sequence ATGACTGTGAACGGCAGTGACGCGTCTGGAGCGCCCGACAAATTCGCCACACTCGGCCTCACGTATGACGACGTCCTGCTGCTGCCGGGCGCGTCCGACATGGCGCCGGACGAGATCGACACCTCTTCCCTGATCTCCCGGAACGTGCGCGTCAACGTTCCGCTGCTGTCCGCCGCCATGGACAAGGTCACCGAGGCCCGCATGGCCATCGCGATGGCCCGTCAGGGCGGCGTCGGCGTACTGCACCGCAACCTGTCGATCGCCGACCAGGCGAACCAGGTGGACCTGGTCAAGCGCTCCGAGTCCGGCATGGTCACCGACCCGATCACGGTGCACCCGGACGCGACGCTGCGCGAGGCCGACGAGCTCTGCGCGAAGTTCCGCATCTCCGGTGTCCCGGTCACCGACCCGGCGGGCAAGCTGCTCGGCATCGTCACCAACCGCGACATGGCCTTCGAGTCGGACCGCAGCCGCCAGGTGCGCGAGGTCATGACCCCGATGCCGCTGGTCACGGGCAAGGTCGGCATCTCCGGCGTCGACGCCATGGAGCTGCTGCGCCGCCACAAGATCGAGAAGCTTCCGCTGGTCGACGAGGCGGGCATCCTCAAGGGCCTCATCACGGTCAAGGACTTCGTCAAGGCCGAGAAGTACCCGAACGCCGCCAAGGACAAGGGCGGCCGCCTCCTGGTCGGCGCCGCGGTCGGCGTCGCCGGCGACGCGTACGAGCGCGCCCAGGCCCTGATCGAGGCGGGCGCCGACTTCATCGTCGTCGACACCGCCCACGGCCACTCCCGCCTGGTCGGCGACATGGTCTCCAAGATCAAGTCGAACTCCTCGGTCGACGTCATCGGCGGCAACATCGCCACCCGTGACGGCGCCCAGGCGCTGATCGACGCCGGCTGCGACGGCATCAAGGTCGGCGTCGGCCCCGGCTCCATCTGCACCACCCGCGTCGTCGCCGGCATCGGCGTCCCGCAGGTCACCGCCATCTACGAGGCCTCGCTCGCCGCCAAGGCGGCCGGTGTCCCGGTCATCGGCGACGGCGGCCTGCAGTACTCCGGCGACATCGCCAAGGCGCTCGTCGCCGGCGCCGACACGGTGATGCTCGGCTCGCTGCTCGCGGGCTGCGAGGAGTCCCCGGGCGAGCTGCTCTTCATCAACGGCAAGCAGTTCAAGTCGTACCGCGGCATGGGCTCGCTCGGCGCGATGCAGTCCCGCGGCGACCAGCGCTCCTTCTCCAAGGACCGCTACTTCCAGGAGGGCGTGGGCGGCGACGACAAGCTCATCCCCGAGGGCATCGAGGGCCAGGTCCCGTACCGCGGCCCGCTCTCCGCGGTCGTGCACCAGCTCGTCGGCGGCCTGCGCCAGTCGATGTTCTACGTCGGCGGCCGTACGGTGCCGGAGCTGCAGGACCGCGGCCGCTTCGTCCGCATCACCTCGGCGGGCCTCAAGGAGAGCCACCCGCACGACATCCAGATGACGGTCGAGGCACCGAACTACAGCCGCAAGGGCTGA
- a CDS encoding sigma-70 family RNA polymerase sigma factor has protein sequence MRDDEVPGSPAATGSTGAAKGGSVGAVSALVRRAVEGDEQATHDLLAFVHPLAIRYCRARLSRLPGDARHFVEDLAQEVCVAVLMALPRYRDTGRPFEAFVFAIAAHKVADLQRAAMRHPGSTAVPSDEMPERPDDSLGPEERALLSSDAAWAKKLLANLPENQRELLVLRVAVGLTAEETGQMLGMSPGAVRVAQHRALSRLRALAEQ, from the coding sequence ATGCGCGACGACGAGGTCCCGGGGTCACCCGCGGCCACAGGCTCCACCGGCGCCGCCAAGGGCGGCAGCGTCGGGGCTGTCAGCGCGCTCGTACGCCGTGCGGTGGAGGGTGACGAGCAGGCGACGCACGACCTGCTCGCCTTCGTGCACCCGCTGGCCATCCGCTACTGCCGGGCCCGGCTCTCGCGCCTTCCCGGCGATGCCCGCCACTTCGTGGAGGACCTGGCGCAGGAGGTGTGCGTCGCCGTCCTGATGGCGCTCCCGCGGTACCGGGACACCGGCCGCCCCTTCGAGGCCTTCGTCTTCGCCATCGCCGCGCACAAGGTCGCCGACCTGCAGCGGGCCGCCATGCGGCACCCGGGCAGCACGGCCGTGCCCTCCGACGAGATGCCCGAGCGGCCGGACGACTCGCTGGGCCCGGAGGAGCGGGCGCTGCTGAGCAGCGACGCCGCCTGGGCCAAGAAACTGCTGGCCAACCTTCCGGAGAACCAGCGCGAGCTCCTCGTACTGCGGGTGGCGGTCGGGCTGACGGCCGAGGAGACCGGGCAGATGCTCGGGATGTCCCCGGGTGCGGTGCGGGTGGCCCAGCACCGTGCGCTCAGCCGGCTGCGCGCACTCGCCGAGCAGTAG
- a CDS encoding response regulator transcription factor — MTSVLVCDDSPLAREALRRAVATVPGVERVTTAANGEEVLRRWGADRSDLILMDVRMPGLGGVETVRRLLSADPGARIIMLTVAEDLDGVALAVAAGARGYLHKDASRAELRATVTQALADPTWRLAPRRLRSAEMGAAPTLTAREIQVLEGMSHGRSNAEIGRELFLSEDTVKTHARRLFKKLGASDRAHAVALGFRWGLVR; from the coding sequence ATGACTTCCGTCCTCGTCTGCGACGACTCCCCGCTTGCCCGAGAGGCGCTCCGTCGCGCGGTTGCCACCGTGCCCGGCGTCGAGCGTGTGACGACGGCTGCCAACGGCGAGGAAGTCCTCCGCCGCTGGGGTGCCGACCGCTCCGACCTGATTCTGATGGATGTACGGATGCCCGGGCTCGGCGGTGTGGAGACGGTGCGCCGGCTGCTCTCGGCCGATCCGGGCGCCCGGATCATCATGCTGACGGTCGCCGAGGACCTGGACGGCGTGGCCCTCGCGGTCGCCGCCGGCGCCCGGGGCTATCTGCACAAGGACGCCTCGCGCGCCGAACTGCGGGCCACGGTCACCCAGGCACTCGCCGACCCGACCTGGCGACTGGCCCCGCGCCGGCTCCGCTCGGCCGAGATGGGCGCCGCGCCCACGCTCACCGCGCGCGAGATCCAGGTCCTGGAGGGCATGAGCCACGGCCGGTCCAACGCGGAGATCGGGCGCGAGCTCTTCCTCTCCGAGGACACGGTCAAGACGCACGCCCGCCGGCTCTTCAAGAAGCTGGGCGCCTCGGACCGGGCGCACGCCGTGGCGCTCGGGTTCCGCTGGGGCCTGGTCCGCTGA
- a CDS encoding WhiB family transcriptional regulator has translation MADFSRLPGPNADLWDWQLLAACRGVDSSLFFHPEGERGAARSAREASAKEVCMRCPVRSECAAHALAVREPYGVWGGLTEDEREELMGRARHRLIPASSTIGPIPPH, from the coding sequence ATGGCAGATTTCTCCCGCCTCCCCGGACCGAACGCCGACCTCTGGGACTGGCAGCTGCTGGCCGCCTGCCGAGGGGTCGACAGCTCCCTCTTCTTCCACCCGGAAGGCGAGCGGGGCGCGGCGAGGAGCGCGCGCGAGGCCTCGGCTAAAGAGGTCTGCATGAGATGCCCGGTGCGCTCGGAATGCGCCGCGCACGCACTGGCCGTCCGCGAGCCCTACGGGGTGTGGGGCGGGCTCACCGAAGACGAACGCGAAGAGCTCATGGGGCGCGCACGCCATCGCCTGATCCCCGCGTCGAGCACGATCGGCCCCATCCCCCCGCACTGA
- a CDS encoding LysR family transcriptional regulator produces MIEARHLRVLRAVAGTGSFSAAARELGCTQPAVSQQMKALEQSAGTPLLIRAGREMRLTQAGTALVRHAAGILAGLTAAEEEVAAIAGLRAGRVRLVSFPSGSSTLVPTALAAMRAEHPGTRISLVEAEPPRSVEMLREGDCDLALAFRYGGAAGSAAEWEDLVVRPLLTDRLVGLVPDGHRLAGAERVGMAELADEPWIAGCPRCRRHLVEVCEAVGFTPRIDFATDDYPAVVGLVGAGLGVAVLPELAVESVRAKGVSTVAVEPAVEREVVALTLPDLARVPAVAATLAELERAATR; encoded by the coding sequence ATGATCGAGGCACGTCATCTCCGGGTGCTGCGCGCCGTGGCCGGCACCGGGTCCTTCTCCGCCGCCGCCCGCGAGCTCGGGTGCACCCAGCCCGCCGTCTCCCAGCAGATGAAGGCGCTGGAACAGTCGGCCGGCACCCCGCTGCTCATCCGGGCCGGCCGCGAGATGCGGCTGACCCAGGCCGGTACGGCCCTGGTGCGGCACGCCGCCGGGATCCTCGCCGGGCTGACCGCCGCCGAGGAGGAGGTCGCGGCGATCGCGGGGCTGCGCGCGGGCCGGGTCCGGCTCGTGTCCTTCCCCAGCGGGAGCTCCACGCTGGTGCCGACCGCGCTGGCCGCGATGCGCGCCGAGCATCCCGGTACGCGGATCTCGCTGGTCGAGGCGGAGCCGCCGCGGTCGGTGGAGATGCTCCGCGAGGGCGACTGCGACCTGGCACTGGCCTTCCGGTACGGCGGGGCCGCCGGATCGGCGGCCGAGTGGGAGGACCTCGTGGTGCGGCCGCTGCTGACGGACCGGCTCGTCGGGCTGGTGCCGGACGGGCACCGGCTGGCCGGGGCGGAGCGGGTGGGCATGGCGGAACTCGCCGACGAGCCCTGGATCGCGGGCTGTCCGCGCTGCCGCCGCCACCTGGTGGAGGTGTGCGAGGCGGTGGGCTTCACCCCGCGCATCGACTTCGCGACCGACGACTACCCGGCCGTGGTCGGCCTGGTCGGCGCCGGACTGGGCGTCGCGGTGCTGCCGGAGCTCGCGGTGGAGTCCGTACGGGCCAAGGGCGTGAGCACGGTGGCCGTGGAACCCGCCGTGGAGCGGGAGGTCGTGGCGCTGACCCTGCCCGACCTGGCGCGGGTGCCTGCCGTGGCGGCGACCCTGGCCGAACTGGAGCGGGCCGCCACGCGCTGA
- a CDS encoding MOSC domain-containing protein, which yields MRVLSVNLGRATAVDYTDAAAGVTGIGKRPAPGPVRVSAPGPKGTGGSGLEGDAVCDLRHHGGDHQAVYAYAREDLDWWEGELDRELPAGRFGENLTTRGIDVTGALLGERWRIGAGLVLEVASARIPCRTFQGALDETAWVKRYTQAARPGAYLRVIQEGTVAPGDAIEVVHRPDHDVTVELWFRAFTTDRSLLPRTLAAGGAMEPQAHDTVRAHMEKYGTQYGKQPGARRGSDAGATRERPASGSRAGRM from the coding sequence CTGCGCGTCCTCTCCGTGAACCTCGGCCGCGCGACGGCCGTCGACTACACCGACGCGGCGGCCGGAGTCACCGGCATCGGCAAGCGCCCCGCCCCCGGCCCGGTCCGGGTGTCCGCCCCCGGGCCCAAGGGCACCGGCGGCAGCGGCCTCGAGGGCGACGCCGTCTGCGACCTGCGCCACCACGGCGGGGACCACCAGGCCGTCTACGCCTACGCGCGCGAGGACCTGGACTGGTGGGAGGGCGAGCTGGACCGCGAGCTGCCCGCCGGGCGCTTCGGCGAGAACCTCACCACCCGCGGCATCGACGTGACCGGAGCGCTGCTCGGGGAGCGCTGGCGGATCGGCGCGGGCCTCGTCCTCGAGGTGGCTTCGGCCCGCATCCCGTGCCGGACCTTCCAGGGCGCCCTCGACGAGACGGCCTGGGTCAAGCGGTACACGCAGGCCGCGCGGCCGGGTGCGTACCTGCGCGTGATCCAGGAGGGCACGGTCGCCCCCGGCGACGCCATCGAGGTCGTCCACCGTCCGGACCACGACGTGACGGTGGAGCTCTGGTTCCGGGCCTTCACCACGGACCGGTCGCTGCTCCCGCGCACGCTGGCGGCGGGCGGGGCGATGGAGCCGCAGGCGCACGACACGGTCCGCGCGCACATGGAGAAGTACGGGACGCAGTACGGAAAGCAGCCCGGCGCGCGACGCGGGAGCGATGCGGGAGCGACGCGGGAGCGACCCGCAAGTGGCTCGCGAGCAGGGCGAATGTAG